In Planctomycetota bacterium, a single window of DNA contains:
- the bioB gene encoding biotin synthase BioB, which translates to MTDWNALAERSIAGKAPSREEALAVVRAPDEELLPVLHAAYRVRRHFHGNRVKIHVLENAMSGMCPEDCGFCSQSRIATGDIERYRLETREEMVEGARRAKAAGAWKYCIVTSTRGPSDRQLDVICDAVREIKSTVGIRICTSLGILRPDQARRLKEAGVDRFNHNLETSARHFPKICTTHTYEDRVRTVQYVQEAGMESCCGGIVGMGESDEDVVDLAFELRRLGVSSIPINFLNPRPGTPMGDRPLQDPKYCLKVLSMVRFVNPSRDIRCAGGREVNLRALQALVLYPCNSIFTNGYLTTGGNSDSEDLRMIRDLGFEIQTE; encoded by the coding sequence ATGACTGATTGGAACGCTCTGGCGGAACGGTCGATCGCGGGGAAGGCGCCTTCCCGCGAAGAGGCTCTCGCGGTCGTGCGCGCTCCGGACGAGGAACTCCTGCCCGTCCTTCACGCCGCCTACCGCGTTCGGCGGCACTTCCACGGCAACCGCGTCAAGATCCACGTTCTCGAAAACGCGATGAGCGGGATGTGCCCGGAGGACTGCGGTTTCTGCTCGCAGTCCCGCATCGCGACGGGCGACATCGAGCGTTACCGCCTCGAGACCCGCGAGGAGATGGTCGAGGGCGCGCGCCGCGCGAAGGCCGCCGGGGCGTGGAAGTACTGCATTGTGACGTCGACCCGCGGTCCCAGCGACCGCCAGCTCGACGTCATCTGCGACGCGGTCCGCGAAATCAAGAGCACGGTGGGCATCCGGATCTGCACCTCGCTCGGGATCCTCCGGCCGGACCAGGCGCGCCGCCTGAAAGAGGCGGGGGTGGACCGGTTCAATCACAACCTCGAGACGAGCGCGCGGCATTTCCCCAAGATCTGCACCACCCATACCTACGAGGACCGCGTCCGGACCGTCCAGTATGTCCAGGAGGCCGGGATGGAGTCCTGCTGCGGCGGCATCGTCGGAATGGGCGAGTCGGACGAGGATGTCGTGGATCTGGCGTTCGAGCTGAGGCGTCTGGGGGTAAGCTCGATCCCGATCAATTTCCTGAATCCCCGGCCGGGCACCCCGATGGGCGACCGCCCGCTTCAGGACCCCAAGTATTGCCTGAAGGTCCTCTCGATGGTCCGCTTCGTCAATCCTTCGCGCGACATTCGCTGCGCCGGAGGACGGGAGGTGAACCTGCGGGCGCTGCAGGCGCTCGTGCTTTACCCCTGCAATTCCATTTTCACCAACGGCTACCTGACGACGGGCGGCAATTCCGACTCCGAAGATCTGCGGATGATCCGCGACCTCGGCTTCGAAATACAGACGGAATAG
- a CDS encoding NifU N-terminal domain-containing protein: MGSVPFRIGPTPNPNAVRVGLGRAMFPSPLSFSSAAQAEGQPLARALLEIPGVRSVFCLNDFISITKDPGVEWSALEPRVADALTRHLHD; this comes from the coding sequence ATGGGTAGCGTGCCGTTTCGGATCGGCCCCACGCCCAATCCGAACGCCGTCCGCGTGGGACTCGGACGGGCGATGTTTCCGAGCCCCCTGAGCTTTTCGTCCGCCGCCCAGGCCGAAGGCCAGCCGCTCGCCCGCGCGCTTCTGGAAATTCCGGGCGTGCGGAGCGTTTTTTGCCTGAACGATTTCATCTCGATCACGAAGGATCCCGGCGTCGAGTGGTCCGCCCTGGAACCCCGGGTCGCCGACGCGCTGACGAGGCATCTGCATGACTGA
- a CDS encoding Phenylacetic acid catabolic protein, whose translation MPSRGWISEDEFEIRTLPEPLHRRILDWQRRTFPDEYEYLLRRWSEFYPSQPPFRLVAKLGPLPSPVVEVGRFRGRPRFERAAELDDEMILQTARIIKAQCSTELGSIQQHRESLAKAQDPRVQFNVMRVMAEEFRHAYQMLYVLASDDWTKVGKDVAGETVEQLLAMRTGEHVLDAFNLFFDSFVDNVVFAAVIDRVGKYQLEMQRAFSYAPMARSMGPMLYEEAFHISTGIHPLRHWAAEAARDEGNVSTEMIQKHLNKWIPRGLEMFGDERGGKTVVELGFKDRLNGEAQAQYYEELQTEVIDALNYEVLRVFDPSIDRLEAPALAARIRATGEAWKGCSREKLFYRPSPRFFRRRGVHAFETCDVEGKPIPDLSAYLSVLRRSLPDAYITGPDFKVYVDNLRASRAGRDVREEGLPFYG comes from the coding sequence ATGCCGTCCCGGGGCTGGATCTCCGAAGACGAGTTCGAAATCCGCACGCTTCCCGAACCTCTGCACCGCCGCATCCTCGACTGGCAGCGCCGGACGTTCCCCGACGAATACGAGTACTTGTTGCGCCGGTGGTCGGAGTTCTATCCCTCCCAGCCCCCCTTCCGGCTCGTGGCCAAGCTCGGACCGCTTCCGAGTCCCGTGGTCGAGGTCGGCCGCTTTCGGGGCCGCCCGCGCTTCGAACGCGCGGCGGAGCTCGACGACGAGATGATCCTGCAGACGGCGCGGATCATCAAGGCCCAGTGCTCGACGGAGCTCGGGTCGATCCAGCAGCATCGCGAATCCCTCGCCAAGGCGCAGGATCCCCGGGTCCAGTTCAACGTCATGCGCGTCATGGCGGAGGAATTCCGGCATGCTTATCAGATGCTCTACGTGCTGGCCTCCGACGACTGGACCAAGGTGGGCAAGGACGTCGCCGGCGAGACGGTGGAGCAGCTTCTGGCGATGCGGACGGGCGAGCACGTCCTGGACGCCTTCAACCTGTTCTTCGATTCGTTCGTGGACAACGTCGTCTTCGCGGCGGTGATCGACCGCGTGGGGAAGTACCAGCTCGAGATGCAGCGGGCCTTCTCCTACGCCCCCATGGCGCGCTCGATGGGCCCCATGCTCTACGAGGAGGCGTTCCATATCTCGACCGGCATTCATCCGCTCCGGCATTGGGCCGCGGAAGCCGCAAGAGACGAGGGCAACGTTTCCACCGAGATGATCCAGAAGCACCTCAACAAATGGATTCCCCGCGGCCTGGAGATGTTCGGAGACGAGCGGGGCGGGAAGACCGTCGTCGAGCTGGGCTTCAAGGACCGCCTCAACGGGGAAGCCCAGGCGCAGTATTACGAGGAGCTTCAGACGGAGGTGATCGACGCCCTCAATTACGAGGTGCTGCGGGTGTTCGATCCGTCGATCGACCGGCTCGAGGCGCCCGCGCTGGCGGCGCGGATCCGGGCGACCGGCGAAGCCTGGAAGGGGTGTTCCCGGGAGAAGCTCTTTTACCGCCCGAGTCCGCGCTTCTTCCGGCGCCGCGGCGTCCACGCGTTCGAGACCTGCGACGTGGAGGGAAAGCCGATCCCGGACCTTTCCGCCTACCTTTCCGTCTTGCGCCGGAGCCTTCCGGATGCTTATATCACCGGGCCGGATTTCAAGGTCTATGTGGACAACCTGCGTGCCTCCCGGGCCGGCCGGGACGTCAGGGAGGAAGGGCTTCCGTTCTATGGGTAG